One Streptomyces sp. NBC_01217 genomic region harbors:
- a CDS encoding ribonuclease HII — protein sequence MPYEPPTHTVERSLRATTGAKTVAGVDEVGRGAWAGPVTVCAAVTGLRRPPAGLTDSKLISPKRRAELAPLLERWVTAFGLGDASPQEIDDLGMTAALRLAAVRALEALPVRPDAVILDGKHDYLGQPWQVRTVIKGDQSCIAVAAASVIAKVRRDTMMAELGGDCGEYAAFAFGANAGYPSPVHRAALEEWGPTPHHRLSWSYLDALPRWQHLKKVRFSAEAAALESGGQLGFDF from the coding sequence ATGCCGTACGAACCACCCACGCACACCGTCGAGCGCTCGCTTCGCGCTACCACTGGTGCCAAGACCGTCGCCGGTGTCGACGAGGTCGGACGCGGAGCGTGGGCGGGACCGGTCACTGTGTGTGCGGCCGTCACCGGCCTTCGCAGACCTCCCGCCGGACTCACCGACTCCAAACTGATCAGCCCCAAGCGCCGCGCGGAGCTGGCCCCGCTGCTGGAGCGCTGGGTCACCGCGTTCGGTCTGGGCGATGCCTCTCCTCAGGAGATCGACGACCTGGGGATGACGGCCGCGCTCCGTCTCGCCGCTGTGCGTGCCCTCGAAGCCCTGCCCGTGCGGCCCGACGCGGTGATACTCGACGGCAAACACGACTACCTGGGACAGCCCTGGCAGGTCCGCACCGTGATCAAGGGCGATCAGTCCTGTATCGCGGTCGCGGCTGCCTCGGTGATCGCGAAGGTGCGACGGGACACGATGATGGCCGAACTGGGCGGGGACTGCGGCGAGTACGCCGCCTTCGCCTTCGGCGCCAACGCCGGCTACCCGTCGCCCGTGCACAGGGCCGCGCTGGAGGAGTGGGGACCCACACCCCACCACCGCCTCTCGTGGTCCTACCTCGACGCGCTGCCCAGGTGGCAGCACCTCAAGAAGGTCCGCTTCTCCGCCGAGGCGGCTGCACTGGAAAGCGGGGGCCAACTCGGCTTCGACTTCTGA